In Thermotoga sp., the genomic window TGCAATCTTTGTGACAGTGATGGCCCCAACTGGACAGAATTTTGCACACGTTCCGCAAGCGACACATTTTTCTTCTACAACGTATGGCTTGGAATCTGAATGCTGTTCCATCTTTCCTGCCCTTGAAGCACTTCCCATTCCGACGTTCTTTATGGTGCCACCAAATCCCGTTGCTTCGTGTCCTTTGAAGTGTGTGACGGCGACTATCACATCTGCCAAAGCAATTGCGGCACCTATCTTTGCTTCCTTCACGTACTTTCCATCGATTCGTACCTTCACTTCATCGGCTCCTCTCAGACCGTCCGCTATGATCACGGGAGCGCCTGTTACCTCGTATGTAAAGCCGTTCAAATAGGCATTTATCAGATGATCAACAGCGTTCGATCTGTGACCGGTGTAGAGTGTGTTCGCATCGGTGAGGAAGGGTTTCCCACCGAGTTTTTTGATCTGATCGACGATCACTTTCACATACTGGGGTCTGATGAAGGCGAGATTCCCATACTCACCGAAGTGTAACTTCACAGCCACGAACTTTCCTTTTTCGATGATCTTCTCCAGCTCCACCTTTTTCAGAAGCAGTTCCAGTTTCTGAAACATGTTCATGTTTGGATTCGTTGTCATATCGGTGAAATAGACTTTTACCGGCATGTTCATCCCTCCTTCTCTAGGAATCAAAAAGAGAGCCCCAATGGGCTCCCTAGATGTATATTTCTTCGTTTTAAATTCTACCACAACTATCTACCTTGTTCAAACTTCTATCTACTTAGAGTGGTTAGCAATTGAGTTATCCTTATGTAAATTTTTTTCATCTTGAATTTAAGGGGTTTCTTATTCTCTGACTGTTTTCAGGAACTTTCAGAGATTAAGAAAGAGGCAGGATTCCTCAAATCTTGCGAGAGCGGTTGCAAATCCACTGTAAACAGACCATGAAATTTTTGAAAATGTGATGTTATACAACTTATCGGCTTCAAATCTGTTGTAGTCGAAAGGGAATATAGGAGATTTCACAATAATCGCCAATAAATTCTCATAATCAGCGATATTCTTGATTTTTAAGAAATAATTACATTTGGATCTTTCGCAACAATGTGTTAAAATCTCCTCCGAAGGAAAATTTCCTCCAAAGGAAGAAGATGATTTCCTGAATACAAGACTTATTCTCGATTCTCAAGATTAAAGTTGTATTTGAAAGGTGAGAAATTCGCGAAAAAAGTCTTTGAAAATAGTACAGATGAAGGAATATTCATTCCGTATGGAAAGCTCAATACTTGGTTAGGAACAAGGTCAAGAGTTCCGTTTCGTGAGTAAATAATGAAATTAAAGCTACATGGGGGATTCCCCTAATAATTAATTAAGTAAGGAGGTGTCTTTATGAGGAAACTTTTCTTAATTAATTTGTTAATTTTGCTCATTGTTGCTGGCTCCATTTTCGGAGCCGAACAATTTCCAAGAAGTGAAACACTTTACATCGCGGGTCATCAATGGGGACCACCAACAAGCTTCAATCCGTACGCCGGTAATCCTGCATGGCCAATGCATCAGGGAATGAATTTAATT contains:
- a CDS encoding DUF362 domain-containing protein; the encoded protein is MPVKVYFTDMTTNPNMNMFQKLELLLKKVELEKIIEKGKFVAVKLHFGEYGNLAFIRPQYVKVIVDQIKKLGGKPFLTDANTLYTGHRSNAVDHLINAYLNGFTYEVTGAPVIIADGLRGADEVKVRIDGKYVKEAKIGAAIALADVIVAVTHFKGHEATGFGGTIKNVGMGSASRAGKMEQHSDSKPYVVEEKCVACGTCAKFCPVGAITVTKIAKIDYDKCIGCGQCIAMCSYGAMSPKWDSSTDSLSKKMAEYAKAALKDKKAVFISFIMNISPDCDCWNMNKPPVAPDIGIAASTDPVALDQACIDLVIQKTGKDPFLEVHPDVTWRTQLEYAQKIGLGTREYELVRVACDLK